The Inediibacterium massiliense genome has a segment encoding these proteins:
- a CDS encoding AAA family ATPase produces the protein MEEIKTKEFVRSIKKELKKVIVEQEEVIDLILIAIFTKGHALLEGVPGLGKTLLIKSLAKTMGIDFKRVQFTPDLMPSDITGASIYNTKEREFEFKKGPIFTNLLLGDEINRTPPKTQAGLLQAMEEKMVTMDGVSYVLKEPFIVFATQNPIEYEGTYPLPEALLDRFLMKIYIEYPSIEGEKEIIKRYHEGFDKTLEKVSIESIGGIQDILECQEEVRKVLVEDHLLTYIVEIIKETRQFPFVEIGSSPRGAIALLETSKANALLMERDFLIPEDIKKMAYPVLRHRLILKPEAYVEGIQTEDVIREILSNVKVPR, from the coding sequence TTGGAAGAAATTAAAACAAAGGAATTTGTAAGAAGCATAAAAAAAGAATTAAAAAAAGTAATTGTAGAGCAAGAAGAAGTAATAGATTTAATACTTATTGCTATATTTACAAAAGGCCATGCTCTATTAGAAGGGGTCCCAGGTCTTGGAAAAACCTTATTAATAAAATCTTTAGCAAAAACTATGGGAATAGATTTTAAAAGAGTACAATTTACACCAGACTTGATGCCTTCAGATATTACAGGAGCAAGCATTTACAATACCAAAGAAAGAGAGTTTGAATTTAAAAAGGGGCCTATATTTACAAATCTTTTGCTAGGAGATGAGATCAATAGAACACCTCCTAAGACACAAGCTGGTTTACTTCAAGCTATGGAAGAAAAAATGGTAACAATGGATGGAGTAAGCTATGTATTAAAGGAGCCTTTTATTGTTTTTGCTACTCAAAATCCAATAGAATATGAAGGAACATATCCTTTGCCAGAAGCTCTTTTAGATAGATTTTTAATGAAAATATATATAGAGTACCCTTCTATAGAAGGAGAAAAAGAGATTATTAAAAGATATCATGAAGGTTTTGATAAAACATTAGAGAAGGTGTCTATTGAGTCAATTGGAGGAATACAAGATATTTTAGAATGTCAAGAAGAGGTACGAAAAGTTTTGGTTGAAGATCATTTACTTACTTATATTGTAGAAATTATTAAAGAAACAAGACAATTTCCTTTTGTAGAAATAGGAAGTAGTCCAAGAGGGGCTATTGCACTACTTGAGACATCTAAAGCAAATGCTTTATTAATGGAGCGTGATTTTTTAATCCCAGAAGATATAAAAAAAATGGCGTATCCTGTATTAAGACATAGATTGATTTTAAAACCAGAAGCTTATGTAGAAGGTATTCAAACAGAGGATGTAATCCGTGAAATTTTATCTAATGTGAAGGTTCCCCGCTAA
- a CDS encoding DUF58 domain-containing protein, which translates to MSITRLFLGLLALGIFIIGASIKAQLFIESFIFYNGILCILMIVDYWMTPTKNVFEIERIGDQKLSLLEEEKISIKIYNKSKKIAHIHVLHDFPQSFLYKEDIIKDFIFPHDQKEFVWNIKPSERGAFFLEEIYIRRRGILGLITKDILLKNKEEYKVYPSLKNLKKYHMMLTKENILYGQNHIIKKRSEGKEFESLREYIKGDDIRKINWMKSARENKLMVNQYEPENNKHIYILLDIGRTMSYRVNKYSKLDLAINASVFLSDVVCHNKDQSGLIVFNTKVDTYIKPSKGDYHRNQILEALYHVKGTKLTSNYDEVLFSLSKHEKRRSLICMFTDIDTLQEVYYVEKGLEYITKKHCVIIFLVKDEKIDNIINQVVQDKKDAYQKGMAYEMKNEKRKIIKALNQKGIICIECDQEEIIYKAVNEYMKVKNREMI; encoded by the coding sequence ATGTCTATTACAAGATTGTTTTTAGGATTATTAGCTTTAGGGATTTTCATTATAGGAGCAAGTATTAAAGCTCAATTATTTATAGAAAGCTTTATTTTTTATAATGGAATTTTATGCATATTGATGATTGTTGATTATTGGATGACTCCTACTAAAAATGTTTTTGAAATAGAGAGAATAGGAGATCAAAAGTTATCTTTACTAGAAGAAGAAAAGATATCCATAAAAATATACAATAAAAGCAAAAAGATAGCTCATATTCATGTATTACATGATTTTCCACAATCTTTTTTATATAAAGAGGATATAATAAAAGATTTTATTTTTCCTCATGATCAAAAGGAATTTGTATGGAATATCAAACCTAGTGAAAGAGGAGCATTTTTTCTTGAAGAAATTTACATAAGAAGAAGAGGTATATTAGGGCTTATTACAAAAGATATATTATTGAAAAATAAAGAAGAATATAAGGTATATCCTAGTCTTAAAAATTTAAAAAAATATCATATGATGCTTACAAAAGAAAATATTTTATATGGGCAAAATCATATTATAAAAAAAAGATCAGAGGGAAAAGAATTTGAAAGCTTAAGAGAATATATAAAAGGAGATGATATTCGAAAAATCAATTGGATGAAAAGTGCAAGAGAAAATAAATTGATGGTGAATCAATATGAACCTGAAAATAATAAACATATTTATATTTTATTAGATATAGGAAGGACTATGAGTTATAGAGTCAATAAATACAGCAAACTAGATTTAGCCATTAATGCTTCTGTTTTTTTATCTGATGTAGTTTGTCATAATAAAGACCAGTCAGGACTTATTGTATTTAATACAAAGGTAGATACCTATATAAAACCGTCTAAAGGGGATTATCATAGAAATCAAATATTAGAAGCACTATACCATGTGAAGGGAACAAAACTTACATCTAATTATGATGAGGTATTATTTTCTTTGAGTAAACATGAAAAAAGAAGAAGTTTAATATGTATGTTTACAGATATAGATACATTGCAAGAAGTTTACTATGTGGAAAAAGGATTAGAATATATAACAAAAAAGCATTGTGTGATTATATTTTTAGTTAAAGATGAAAAAATAGACAATATCATTAACCAAGTAGTACAAGACAAAAAAGATGCTTATCAAAAGGGAATGGCTTATGAAATGAAAAATGAAAAAAGAAAGATTATAAAAGCTTTAAATCAAAAGGGAATCATCTGTATAGAATGTGATCAAGAGGAGATTATCTATAAAGCCGTAAATGAATATATGAAAGTAAAAAATAGGGAAATGATTTAG
- a CDS encoding stage II sporulation protein M: protein MKENIFIEKNQRYWEELENLISLFGKNNISSIHFNEIKRFLYLFRTTSHHLGYVRTFYPKSNLEKYLNALIGNAHHHLYTVKKNPWYDFKNFICHTFPQKVHTYFPFILSSFFIFLLGILISFFMVIHDSSTSLYFLPKDLLDSIDFTFSPKEWDYPLMSSQIMINNIRVSLVAFVYGIFLGLGTIYILFFNGCMLGALTGMVFLKGDLLLYASLILPHGILELTAIFIAGGAGLILGKSLLIPGKYKRLDFVVKMAKEGVFLLLGSILFLIIAAIIEGFFTPLSISPIIKLFFSFLTLIGISLYFLNPYKQRHPL, encoded by the coding sequence TTGAAAGAAAATATATTTATTGAAAAAAATCAAAGATACTGGGAAGAACTAGAAAATCTCATATCTCTCTTTGGTAAAAATAATATTTCATCTATTCATTTCAATGAAATAAAACGTTTTTTATATCTTTTTAGAACAACGAGTCATCATTTAGGTTATGTTCGAACCTTTTACCCTAAATCTAATCTTGAAAAATATTTAAATGCTTTAATAGGAAATGCACACCATCATTTATATACAGTGAAAAAAAATCCTTGGTATGATTTTAAAAATTTTATATGTCATACCTTTCCTCAAAAAGTTCATACATATTTTCCATTTATATTGTCTAGCTTTTTTATATTTCTTTTAGGCATACTCATAAGCTTTTTTATGGTCATTCATGACTCTTCCACTAGCTTGTATTTTTTACCTAAAGATTTATTAGATTCTATTGATTTTACATTTTCTCCAAAGGAATGGGATTATCCTTTAATGTCTAGCCAAATTATGATCAATAATATAAGAGTAAGTCTGGTAGCTTTTGTATACGGAATATTTCTAGGATTAGGTACTATATATATATTGTTCTTTAATGGCTGTATGTTAGGAGCTTTGACAGGTATGGTATTTTTAAAAGGGGATCTTCTTTTATATGCTTCCTTGATTCTTCCTCATGGTATATTAGAGCTTACAGCCATATTTATTGCAGGCGGTGCTGGTTTGATTCTAGGAAAATCCCTTCTTATTCCCGGGAAATATAAAAGATTAGATTTTGTAGTAAAAATGGCAAAAGAAGGAGTATTTCTATTATTAGGTTCGATCCTATTCTTAATCATAGCAGCCATTATAGAAGGTTTTTTTACTCCATTATCTATTTCTCCTATCATCAAATTATTTTTTTCTTTCTTAACTTTGATAGGAATTTCACTATACTTTTTAAATCCTTATAAACAAAGACATCCTTTATAA
- a CDS encoding RDD family protein has translation MKKIFITTPENIEIEYRLAGVGSRIVAGFLDYLIQGILYFIIFMIFLQTNYKIDFKSQNSYYIAIIMLILAFINYGYFTVSEMVMDGRTLGKKVLGLRAIRKNGQPMDIKHSLVRNLLKIFVDNYMIGIIMMFFRKDESRIGDILSSTMVIEEEKEKLYLMNLIPENIKNKLDKKDEELLMIYLQEKDEVWIDEKKLEDRILNYFKNKYDAVDEEVILFIEKEIRTI, from the coding sequence ATGAAGAAGATTTTTATTACTACTCCAGAGAATATAGAAATAGAATATAGACTAGCAGGAGTAGGGAGTAGAATAGTTGCAGGGTTTTTAGATTATTTGATTCAAGGAATTTTATATTTTATAATTTTTATGATTTTTTTACAAACAAATTATAAAATTGATTTTAAATCTCAAAATTCTTATTATATTGCCATTATTATGCTGATCCTTGCATTTATTAATTATGGATATTTTACTGTATCAGAAATGGTTATGGATGGAAGAACTTTAGGAAAAAAAGTATTAGGATTAAGAGCCATTAGAAAAAACGGACAGCCTATGGATATTAAACATTCTCTTGTTAGAAATTTATTAAAGATATTTGTAGACAATTATATGATAGGAATTATTATGATGTTTTTTAGAAAAGATGAATCAAGGATAGGAGATATTTTATCATCTACTATGGTCATAGAAGAAGAAAAAGAAAAGCTATATCTTATGAATTTGATTCCAGAGAATATAAAAAATAAGTTGGATAAAAAAGATGAAGAATTACTTATGATTTACTTACAAGAAAAAGATGAAGTATGGATTGATGAAAAAAAATTAGAAGATAGGATACTCAATTATTTTAAAAATAAATATGATGCTGTAGATGAAGAAGTTATTTTATTTATAGAAAAAGAGATTAGAACAATTTAA
- a CDS encoding DUF2975 domain-containing protein, whose protein sequence is MKYYGKSSLASYLKIMLNILMIIGVFIFVYLVKNMITSNDLNLNMFQKSFIFILFISGSISLMMILFHLRKIVHSLIDVNPFIMENAIRLKYISIECFIITTCYLLNFFISPKYTEFNLITIDIKGVHTDMEFFIFFFAGCFLLILSKVFQQAVEVKEENDFTI, encoded by the coding sequence GTGAAATATTATGGAAAAAGTTCTTTAGCAAGTTATTTAAAAATAATGCTTAACATTTTAATGATTATTGGTGTTTTCATATTTGTTTATCTTGTAAAAAATATGATTACTTCTAATGATTTGAATCTAAATATGTTTCAAAAAAGTTTTATATTTATTTTATTTATATCTGGAAGTATTTCTTTGATGATGATTCTTTTTCATTTAAGAAAGATCGTACATTCTTTAATAGATGTAAATCCTTTTATTATGGAAAATGCAATTCGATTAAAATACATATCTATAGAATGCTTTATTATTACAACTTGTTATTTGTTGAATTTTTTTATTAGTCCAAAGTATACAGAATTTAATTTGATTACCATTGATATAAAAGGAGTACATACAGATATGGAATTTTTTATTTTTTTCTTTGCAGGATGTTTTTTATTGATTTTATCTAAAGTTTTTCAACAAGCGGTAGAGGTAAAAGAAGAAAATGATTTTACTATTTAA
- a CDS encoding helix-turn-helix domain-containing protein codes for MSIIVNLDVVMAKRKISLSELAERVGITNANLSILKNNKAKAIRFTTLEAICKELDCQPGDLLEYVKE; via the coding sequence ATGAGTATTATTGTAAATTTAGATGTTGTGATGGCAAAGAGAAAAATTTCTTTATCTGAGCTAGCAGAAAGAGTGGGAATTACCAATGCCAATTTATCTATACTCAAAAATAATAAAGCTAAGGCTATTCGATTTACTACTTTAGAGGCTATATGTAAAGAATTAGATTGTCAGCCTGGGGATTTATTAGAATATGTAAAAGAGTAG
- a CDS encoding DUF4153 domain-containing protein: protein MDHKMTFIEKRLYMESKKEECRQEKISMDQEKSINEKLRLICTAFMMAILSRYFFSGEAFGISVFLFSMCMMGMSIWALSKKVDIKNTFSYVFVIAAILLSMSFSIFNNEVLRGMNIIVIPLLITTYIYMINYGYKEISIDFFEKILYRISKESCGAINRFFPFTKEILYSKKFSKMNSNQRNILHGLVIAVPLLLVIIGLLASADMVFAYYIENMWKILGKFNIWNGIRHMIWVMIITLYLFGFLWSFQYKETLKEQKKKEEMIAWEPVTIITVIFAICIIYGLFSMIQFSYLYGGHTPKGLSYSAYARKGFFELIYVTLLNFLILIFSMKFNKKGSQKLNKVLNTSYTLLIAFTFNMLFSASYKMFLYEKEFGFTRLRIFVQAFMIFLGILFFVVFIGIWVQRVPIFKTGVIAVLSVYILLNYINVDKIVAKYNIERYENKHKIDMNYLKSLSYDATEEILRLYDVGDEEIKKEVREYEKKIVKEVKDSYDCWYEYNYYKSKIVNE, encoded by the coding sequence GTGGATCATAAAATGACTTTCATAGAAAAAAGGTTATATATGGAATCGAAAAAAGAAGAATGTAGACAAGAAAAAATAAGCATGGATCAAGAAAAGAGTATCAATGAGAAATTAAGATTAATCTGTACAGCTTTTATGATGGCTATATTGTCTAGATATTTTTTTAGTGGAGAAGCATTTGGGATTTCTGTATTTCTTTTTAGTATGTGTATGATGGGAATGAGTATATGGGCTTTATCTAAAAAGGTGGATATAAAAAATACCTTTAGTTATGTTTTTGTTATAGCTGCTATCTTGTTATCTATGAGTTTTTCTATATTTAATAATGAAGTATTAAGAGGGATGAATATTATTGTAATACCACTATTGATTACAACTTATATATATATGATTAACTATGGGTATAAAGAGATTTCAATAGATTTTTTTGAAAAAATATTATATAGAATATCTAAAGAATCTTGTGGTGCTATCAATCGATTTTTTCCTTTTACAAAAGAAATTTTGTATTCTAAAAAATTTTCTAAAATGAATTCTAATCAAAGAAATATATTACATGGACTGGTCATTGCAGTTCCTCTTTTATTGGTGATCATAGGGCTTTTAGCATCGGCAGATATGGTATTTGCTTATTATATAGAAAATATGTGGAAAATATTAGGTAAGTTTAATATATGGAATGGTATAAGGCATATGATATGGGTTATGATCATAACGCTATATTTATTTGGATTTTTGTGGAGTTTTCAGTATAAAGAAACGTTAAAAGAACAAAAAAAGAAAGAGGAAATGATTGCATGGGAACCAGTTACTATTATAACAGTAATTTTTGCGATTTGTATTATATATGGGCTGTTTAGTATGATCCAATTTTCTTATTTGTATGGAGGGCATACTCCGAAAGGACTTAGTTATTCAGCTTACGCAAGAAAAGGATTTTTTGAGCTGATTTATGTTACATTGCTTAATTTTTTAATATTGATATTTAGTATGAAATTTAATAAAAAAGGAAGTCAAAAACTTAATAAAGTATTAAATACATCTTATACTTTATTGATTGCATTTACTTTTAATATGCTTTTTTCTGCTAGCTATAAAATGTTTTTATATGAAAAGGAATTTGGATTTACAAGACTTAGGATTTTTGTACAAGCATTTATGATTTTTTTAGGAATTCTTTTTTTTGTTGTTTTCATTGGAATATGGGTTCAAAGGGTACCTATTTTTAAAACAGGAGTGATTGCAGTTTTAAGCGTTTATATTCTTCTAAATTACATAAACGTAGATAAAATAGTGGCTAAGTATAATATTGAAAGATATGAAAATAAACACAAAATTGATATGAATTATTTAAAGAGTTTGTCTTATGATGCCACAGAAGAAATACTAAGATTATATGATGTAGGAGATGAAGAGATAAAAAAAGAAGTAAGAGAATATGAAAAAAAGATCGTAAAAGAAGTAAAAGATTCTTATGATTGTTGGTATGAATATAATTATTATAAAAGTAAAATAGTAAATGAATAG
- a CDS encoding tetratricopeptide repeat protein, with the protein MKLKKMICIIFCILYAFIFTACYSNENNHKKEDHKAYDYNQQGMKLMEEGKAKEAIEYFNKSLNSLSWYEEDFGKLSTTLEKSKDLFDSPLNNLSWAYNELKEYEKSLEYINLALKALPNSEEEYINKGNALFGLNQYEEALKSYKEALKKNSNSKYAYYGIGEIDFEKKKYKEALKSFNKYLEHENTDIDAARYKVYCLLNLEQKNEALNYANEWIKGNKEDYKSYELKEIVLQWVGEYEEIKNFYEQNAKKFSKNLSAQMKLGRFYYDAQQYNRSLEYFLNLLNRYPEHIDVYIWVMDNYSALGKYDKALEYSNKALKIDDQSDVLYNEIGNIYIDQTKYMESIQYFDQAMKKNKNNQDAYINKLYALYTGKRYSKCISFGRRAESKFRYVYNIPWFIGESYLELGQYKEAIEEYKKSLKLKPKNDEVLSKIAYAYLLLEDYKSSKEYVNKSLNINSENYTALYVKEALKEKEVSLGMQIKEFFDDQYLYKDSLQSVNHNILTKLDQKNISGKEISQVISKAKLQDDPFTFVIYGKDYDALMKTRDMDIEYKKYNKDVYYLRIKNFSMNTGNKVIEILDNIEDTKDKNLIIDLRENYGGDTKSANNILDALLPECVTSTLIYRDGYTYNYYSDASQILFKKIYIFVDENSASASELLTLGLKTYLKNVIVVGRNTFGKGVGQHVFEDKKNKIMFFAVSHYWNVRQKNIMNQYITPDIYVKEKDIKDFLRGAKIN; encoded by the coding sequence ATGAAATTAAAAAAGATGATATGTATTATTTTTTGTATACTATATGCTTTTATATTTACTGCATGCTATAGTAATGAAAATAATCATAAGAAAGAAGATCATAAGGCTTATGATTACAATCAACAAGGGATGAAGCTTATGGAAGAGGGGAAAGCAAAGGAAGCTATTGAATATTTCAATAAATCTCTAAATAGTCTTAGTTGGTATGAAGAGGATTTTGGAAAGCTTTCTACAACTTTAGAAAAATCCAAAGACTTATTTGATTCTCCATTAAATAATTTAAGTTGGGCTTATAACGAATTAAAAGAATATGAGAAAAGTTTAGAATATATTAATTTAGCTCTTAAAGCTTTGCCGAATAGTGAGGAAGAATATATTAATAAAGGAAATGCATTGTTTGGACTTAATCAATATGAAGAAGCATTGAAAAGTTATAAAGAAGCATTAAAAAAGAATTCTAATAGCAAATATGCATACTATGGAATAGGAGAAATAGATTTTGAGAAAAAAAAATATAAAGAGGCTCTAAAATCATTTAATAAGTATCTTGAACATGAGAATACAGATATAGATGCAGCTAGATATAAAGTTTATTGTCTTTTGAATTTAGAACAAAAGAATGAAGCTTTAAATTATGCAAATGAATGGATTAAAGGAAATAAAGAGGATTATAAATCTTATGAGTTAAAAGAAATTGTATTGCAATGGGTTGGAGAATATGAGGAGATTAAAAATTTTTATGAACAAAATGCGAAGAAGTTTTCTAAGAATTTAAGTGCACAAATGAAGTTAGGACGATTTTATTATGATGCCCAACAATATAATAGATCTTTAGAATATTTTTTAAATCTTTTGAATAGGTATCCTGAGCATATAGATGTATACATATGGGTAATGGATAATTATAGTGCTTTAGGAAAATATGATAAAGCTTTAGAATATAGTAATAAAGCTTTAAAAATAGATGATCAATCGGATGTTTTATATAATGAAATTGGAAATATATACATAGATCAAACAAAGTATATGGAATCTATTCAATATTTTGATCAAGCCATGAAAAAAAACAAAAATAATCAAGATGCATATATAAATAAATTATATGCACTCTATACTGGGAAAAGATATTCAAAATGTATTTCGTTTGGAAGACGGGCAGAGTCTAAATTTAGATATGTCTATAATATTCCTTGGTTTATAGGTGAATCTTATTTAGAATTAGGTCAGTATAAAGAAGCTATTGAAGAATATAAAAAATCCCTAAAGTTAAAACCCAAAAATGATGAAGTGTTATCTAAAATTGCATATGCTTATTTATTACTAGAAGATTATAAAAGTAGTAAAGAATATGTCAATAAAAGTTTAAATATCAATTCAGAAAATTATACGGCGTTATATGTAAAGGAGGCTTTAAAGGAAAAAGAAGTATCTCTTGGCATGCAGATAAAAGAATTCTTTGATGATCAGTACTTATATAAGGATTCATTACAAAGTGTAAATCATAATATATTAACAAAATTAGATCAAAAGAATATTTCAGGAAAAGAAATATCTCAAGTCATATCCAAAGCAAAACTACAAGATGATCCATTTACATTTGTAATATATGGGAAAGATTATGATGCTTTGATGAAAACAAGGGATATGGATATAGAATACAAAAAATATAATAAAGATGTATATTATTTGAGAATTAAAAATTTTAGTATGAATACAGGAAATAAAGTTATAGAAATTTTAGATAATATAGAAGACACAAAAGATAAGAATTTGATTATAGACTTAAGAGAAAATTATGGTGGAGATACAAAGAGTGCCAACAATATTTTAGATGCATTATTGCCAGAATGTGTAACAAGTACTTTAATTTATAGAGATGGCTATACTTATAATTATTATTCAGATGCATCACAAATTCTGTTTAAAAAAATATATATTTTTGTAGATGAAAACTCTGCTAGTGCATCAGAATTATTAACATTAGGACTTAAAACATATTTAAAAAATGTAATTGTTGTAGGAAGGAATACCTTTGGAAAAGGGGTAGGACAACATGTTTTTGAAGATAAAAAAAATAAAATCATGTTTTTTGCTGTAAGTCATTATTGGAATGTAAGACAAAAAAATATTATGAATCAGTATATTACTCCAGATATTTATGTAAAAGAAAAAGATATAAAGGATTTTTTAAGAGGGGCAAAAATAAACTAA
- a CDS encoding metal-dependent hydrolase family protein has product MNKIAFIGGLLIDGNGEKPIKDSLVLIEDKRIQYAGPMIDMDDEYKKIDITEKTIMPGLIDTHLHFSGNRTDDDTEWVLEPVIQKTIVAVAQAYEALEHGLTSVGEISRSGIHIRNMIEEGIIKGPRVVATGLGFCRTSGHGDSHKLPLEYNNDSHPWAERVDGPWDLRKAIRKRLRENPDAIKIWSTGGGIWRHDKKADSHYCMEEIQAVVDECNMVSLPVWSHAEGYEGALNSCKAGVSAIIHGQELNEECLEIMKEKDITFCPTLQFFYEWFRVYEPPYRPIHDQYPGETTAEKELNRIISNLQNAKEKGIRITVGSDSFCSSLTPYGKYAITEMYALHKAGFTEMETIVAATKNGAQMLKIDDITGTLEKGKFADLLVLTENPLEEIHHICTEKMEVIMKEGQFVKKHI; this is encoded by the coding sequence ATGAATAAGATTGCATTTATAGGTGGCTTGCTCATAGATGGAAATGGAGAAAAGCCTATAAAAGATTCATTAGTTTTAATTGAGGATAAAAGAATTCAATATGCAGGACCTATGATAGATATGGATGATGAATATAAAAAAATAGATATTACTGAAAAAACTATTATGCCAGGACTTATTGATACCCATCTTCATTTTAGTGGGAATAGAACAGATGATGATACAGAATGGGTATTAGAGCCTGTAATACAAAAGACTATTGTTGCTGTAGCTCAGGCGTATGAAGCATTAGAACATGGCCTGACCTCTGTAGGTGAAATATCTAGATCTGGGATACATATTCGAAATATGATAGAAGAGGGAATTATAAAAGGACCTCGTGTAGTTGCAACAGGACTTGGATTTTGTAGAACATCAGGTCATGGGGATTCTCATAAGTTACCATTAGAGTATAATAATGATTCTCATCCTTGGGCAGAAAGAGTAGATGGTCCTTGGGATTTAAGAAAAGCAATAAGAAAAAGATTGCGTGAAAATCCTGATGCCATTAAAATTTGGTCAACAGGTGGAGGAATATGGAGACATGATAAAAAAGCGGACTCTCATTATTGCATGGAGGAAATTCAAGCAGTTGTAGATGAGTGCAATATGGTTTCACTTCCTGTATGGTCTCACGCAGAAGGATATGAAGGAGCATTAAATTCTTGTAAGGCAGGAGTATCTGCTATTATTCATGGACAAGAATTAAATGAAGAATGCTTAGAAATTATGAAAGAAAAAGATATTACATTTTGTCCAACTTTGCAATTTTTTTATGAATGGTTTCGTGTGTATGAACCACCTTATAGACCTATTCATGATCAATATCCTGGTGAAACTACAGCAGAAAAGGAATTAAATCGCATTATTAGTAATTTACAAAATGCAAAAGAAAAAGGAATACGAATTACAGTAGGATCAGATTCTTTTTGTAGCAGCTTAACTCCTTATGGGAAATATGCTATTACAGAAATGTATGCTTTGCATAAAGCAGGATTTACAGAGATGGAAACCATTGTTGCTGCTACAAAAAATGGTGCTCAGATGCTTAAAATAGATGACATAACAGGAACTTTAGAAAAAGGAAAATTTGCAGATTTATTAGTTCTAACAGAAAATCCATTAGAAGAGATCCATCATATTTGTACTGAAAAGATGGAAGTGATTATGAAAGAAGGTCAATTTGTAAAAAAACATATATAA